Proteins encoded together in one Temnothorax longispinosus isolate EJ_2023e chromosome 5, Tlon_JGU_v1, whole genome shotgun sequence window:
- the LOC139813849 gene encoding uncharacterized protein isoform X1: MYNYHRQISNYCSRRKWIFLIALISCVVCIVLLTRHPSIENNTTVRDTYLDDVPADLYQTVLHTWYNFSNGEKWYNKKNISALSPEAFHDLLTDIQQNWMIWNHDPDEPYELQEPDVEDPSMGQSTVIREIFNDKKNGFFIECGAYDGEMRSNTLFLERFNGWSGLLIEADPINFTKMLQKNRKAYLSPTCLSVTKSPTVATFLMARNIGRLHEPENTTENAPAENTLDVAYTGEHIRVQCLPLTLYIAALGVETVDYFSLDIEGNEIDVLETIPFNEVDIKALSVEYIHNAKGRKYLIDMMDHRGYYVYSFVEHPDNLANDIIFVKRNT, translated from the exons ATGTATAACTATCACAGGCAAATATCAAATTACTGTTCGCGCCGAAAGTGGATTTTTCTGATTGCGTTAATTTCGTGCGTCGTTTGCATCGTGCTTCTCACGAGGCACCCGTCTATCGAGAATAACACAACAGTACGCGATACGTACCTGGATGATGTACCCGCGGACCTCTATCAAACAG TGCTGCATACGTGGTACAACTTCTCCAACG GTGAAAAATGGTAcaacaaaaagaatatatcCGCCTTGAGCCCAGAAGCTTTTCACGATTTATTGACCGATATTCAACAAAATTGGATGATATGGAATCATGATCCAGATGAGCCATATGAGTTACAGGAACCAGATGTGGAAGATCCGTCAATGGGACAATCAACTGTGATACGCGAAATTTTCAACGACAAG aaaaatggatttttcaTAGAGTGTGGCGCGTACGATGGGGAAATGCGCAGCAACACATTGTTTCTGGAGCGATTTAATGGATGGTCGGGCCTCCTGATAGAAGCGGATCCCATCAATTTCACGAAGATGCTGCAAAAAAACAGAAAGGCCTATCTCTCGCCGACGTGCCTCAGCGTCACTAAGAGCCCCACGGTG GCAACCTTTCTCATGGCCAGGAACATAGGTCGTTTGCACGAGCCCGAGAATACGACGGAAAACGCGCCTGCGGAAAACACGCTCGATGTAGCTTACACGGGCGAGCATATCCGCGTGCAGTGCCTTCCATTGACACTTTATATCGCCGCGTTGGGAGTCGAAACGGTCGATTATTTCAGCCTCGACATTGAAGGCAACGAGATCGATGTCTTAGAAACGATACCGTTTAACGAGGTGGATATAAAG GCCCTCTCTGTGGAGTACATACACAATGCAAAAGGGCGAAAGTACCTGATCGATATGATGGACCATCGAGGATACTACGTTTACAGTTTCGTGGAGCATCCGGACAATTTGGCGAACGATATCATTTTTGTAAAACGCAACACGTGA
- the LOC139813849 gene encoding protein Star isoform X2, protein MMYPRTSIKQCCIRGTTSPTEYIILKFRKPRYGNRAGEKWYNKKNISALSPEAFHDLLTDIQQNWMIWNHDPDEPYELQEPDVEDPSMGQSTVIREIFNDKKNGFFIECGAYDGEMRSNTLFLERFNGWSGLLIEADPINFTKMLQKNRKAYLSPTCLSVTKSPTVATFLMARNIGRLHEPENTTENAPAENTLDVAYTGEHIRVQCLPLTLYIAALGVETVDYFSLDIEGNEIDVLETIPFNEVDIKALSVEYIHNAKGRKYLIDMMDHRGYYVYSFVEHPDNLANDIIFVKRNT, encoded by the exons ATGATGTACCCGCGGACCTCTATCAAACAG TGCTGCATACGTGGTACAACTTCTCCAACG gaatatattatactaaagTTCCGAAAACCCAGATATGGTAACCGAGCAG GTGAAAAATGGTAcaacaaaaagaatatatcCGCCTTGAGCCCAGAAGCTTTTCACGATTTATTGACCGATATTCAACAAAATTGGATGATATGGAATCATGATCCAGATGAGCCATATGAGTTACAGGAACCAGATGTGGAAGATCCGTCAATGGGACAATCAACTGTGATACGCGAAATTTTCAACGACAAG aaaaatggatttttcaTAGAGTGTGGCGCGTACGATGGGGAAATGCGCAGCAACACATTGTTTCTGGAGCGATTTAATGGATGGTCGGGCCTCCTGATAGAAGCGGATCCCATCAATTTCACGAAGATGCTGCAAAAAAACAGAAAGGCCTATCTCTCGCCGACGTGCCTCAGCGTCACTAAGAGCCCCACGGTG GCAACCTTTCTCATGGCCAGGAACATAGGTCGTTTGCACGAGCCCGAGAATACGACGGAAAACGCGCCTGCGGAAAACACGCTCGATGTAGCTTACACGGGCGAGCATATCCGCGTGCAGTGCCTTCCATTGACACTTTATATCGCCGCGTTGGGAGTCGAAACGGTCGATTATTTCAGCCTCGACATTGAAGGCAACGAGATCGATGTCTTAGAAACGATACCGTTTAACGAGGTGGATATAAAG GCCCTCTCTGTGGAGTACATACACAATGCAAAAGGGCGAAAGTACCTGATCGATATGATGGACCATCGAGGATACTACGTTTACAGTTTCGTGGAGCATCCGGACAATTTGGCGAACGATATCATTTTTGTAAAACGCAACACGTGA
- the LOC139813850 gene encoding eukaryotic translation initiation factor 4E type 3, with translation MAAAECEAKEGTSADLLKTPVLSDEAVSAIQRDESTGIPLQTPWTFWLDKAIPGTTTEEYKNNLQKIYTVNTVQTFWAVFNNIPNAGDMQVRYSYHLMRDDRYPLWEDKLNQKGGTWRLKCHKHDTAHVWKEVVLAAIGEQFASDVAQDDEICGVTVSIRDREDLIQIWNVNADLVSKATVLSKVHSLVPNVNFLGEFYKYHKSHHAYGRR, from the exons ATGGCCGCGGCGGAATGCGAAGCGAAGGAGGGCACCTCGGCGGACCTGTTGAAAACGCCGGTGTTGTCGGACGAGGCGGTCAGCGCGATCCAGAGGGATGAGAGCACTGGCATTCCGTTGCAGACGCCGTGGACCTTCTGGCTCGACAA AGCCATTCCCGGCACAACCACCGaagaatacaaaaacaatCTGCAGAAGATCTATACCGTAAACACAGTACAAACTTTCTGGGCGGTCTTCAACAACATACCAAATGCCGGGGATATGCAG GTTAGATACAGTTACCATTTAATGAGAGACGACAGATACCCTTTGTGGGAAGACAAACTGAATCAAAAGGGTGGTACCTGGAGATTAAAGTGCCATAAACATGATACT gCACATGTGTGGAAAGAAGTGGTGCTCGCAGCTATCGGAGAACAGTTTGCCTCGGATGTGGCTCAGGACGATGAAATTTGCGGGGTGACTGTGTCCATTCGTGACAGGGAGGATCTCATTCAA ATTTGGAATGTAAATGCTGATCTAGTATCAAAAGCCACGGTTTTATCCAAAGTTCACTCTCTAGTGCCTAACGTAAACTTCCTGGGAGAGTTTTATAAGT atCATAAATCCCATCACGCCTACGGGAGACGTTAA